The Streptomyces sp. HUAS CB01 genome has a segment encoding these proteins:
- a CDS encoding ABC transporter permease gives MRATLRWAHADLRTHRGEALFIVSATAGIVAALLLAAALFGYATNPWQRVFAQSHGAHVWIHTGPSADAGRLADLDGVEAVSGPFRTSAATVASRGARASVELRGAGAEPPATGRPLLTSGRWLSPATPDGVVLESSLARALVAGPGDSLTVPATGRTLTVVGVADSAEPRYRPGERSGTVWALPDRVRDTGDRPGHVVGLLLTDPGDTDYAVQRAVTVLGAGAVTDVSSWQQARSEAQGDTRLLGQVLGLFGLGALLAAALAVFGAISTRVRGHLRDISVLKAIGFTPGQVVRVFLVQHLAFAVLGALVATVLIETLGSAVPGRLGEAVGVWQGLPGHTAALLAVPVAAVLFIGATTCLAAWRAGRVPPVPVLPAGRAPGGRLSGPARRALGLGLPPALVLGWHRAFARGPQTPATIVRLALPLLLITVALSAWTTIARFDSRPAELGLPSALTARADSGLADREAAALLDGHPQVVAAHPGVEVAALVPGQTGTIALRGLGTRERPYPFTVAEGRSADGPDEAVAGQGLLDLLGAEVGDWVRMTVGGHPQILHIVGRSIEPENGGRTISTSLDTLRENDPALRATLYQLQLRPGADPAGVRAELTEAAQGRLDIHEVTSPADRLSTMRGVVAGLIAVLALIGLTELSTAIGGSVRDGERDLLALKAIGLSPRQITAVTVTAVGCTALAAAVAGAGLGVPLAHWLIDAEGRSSGIGAGIAQAPSPLHLLLLAAAAVLGAVALAALPAARAARRRLVDTLSAVA, from the coding sequence GTGCGGGCCACCCTGCGCTGGGCGCACGCCGACCTGCGCACCCACCGGGGCGAGGCGCTGTTCATCGTCTCCGCCACCGCGGGCATCGTCGCGGCGCTGCTGCTGGCGGCCGCGCTCTTCGGCTACGCCACCAACCCCTGGCAGCGGGTCTTCGCCCAGTCCCACGGCGCCCATGTCTGGATCCACACCGGGCCGTCCGCCGACGCCGGCCGGCTCGCGGACCTCGACGGGGTCGAGGCCGTGTCCGGCCCGTTCCGCACCTCGGCGGCGACCGTGGCCTCACGCGGCGCCCGGGCCTCCGTAGAACTCCGCGGTGCCGGGGCCGAGCCGCCCGCCACCGGGCGGCCCCTCCTCACCTCCGGCCGCTGGCTCAGCCCCGCGACCCCCGACGGCGTCGTCCTGGAGAGCAGCCTGGCCCGCGCCCTGGTCGCCGGCCCGGGCGACAGCCTCACCGTCCCCGCCACCGGCCGGACCCTGACCGTCGTCGGTGTCGCGGACAGCGCCGAACCGCGCTACCGGCCCGGCGAACGCTCCGGCACCGTCTGGGCCCTGCCCGACCGCGTGCGCGACACGGGAGACAGACCCGGCCATGTCGTCGGTCTGCTGCTCACCGACCCCGGCGACACCGACTACGCCGTCCAGCGCGCCGTCACCGTGCTCGGCGCCGGGGCGGTCACCGACGTCTCCAGCTGGCAGCAGGCCCGGTCGGAGGCCCAGGGGGACACCCGGCTGCTCGGCCAGGTCCTCGGCCTCTTCGGGCTCGGCGCGCTGCTCGCCGCCGCCCTCGCCGTCTTCGGGGCGATCAGCACACGGGTCCGCGGCCACCTCCGGGACATCTCCGTGCTCAAGGCCATCGGCTTCACCCCCGGGCAGGTGGTGCGGGTCTTCCTGGTCCAGCACCTGGCCTTCGCCGTCCTCGGCGCCCTCGTCGCCACCGTGCTCATCGAGACCCTGGGCAGCGCCGTACCCGGCCGGCTCGGCGAGGCGGTCGGCGTCTGGCAGGGGCTGCCCGGGCACACGGCCGCCCTGCTCGCCGTACCCGTCGCCGCGGTGCTGTTCATCGGCGCCACCACCTGCCTCGCGGCCTGGCGCGCCGGCCGTGTGCCTCCGGTTCCGGTGCTCCCGGCCGGGAGGGCGCCGGGCGGCCGGCTGTCGGGGCCGGCCCGCAGGGCCCTCGGGCTCGGGCTGCCCCCGGCTCTCGTCCTCGGCTGGCACCGTGCCTTCGCCCGCGGCCCGCAGACCCCCGCCACGATCGTCCGGCTGGCCCTGCCACTGCTGCTGATCACCGTGGCGCTGAGCGCGTGGACGACCATCGCGCGCTTCGACAGCAGGCCGGCGGAACTGGGACTGCCCTCGGCGCTCACCGCGCGCGCGGACAGCGGCCTCGCCGACCGGGAGGCCGCGGCGCTGCTCGACGGCCACCCGCAGGTCGTGGCGGCCCATCCCGGGGTCGAGGTCGCGGCGCTGGTGCCCGGCCAGACCGGCACCATCGCGCTGCGCGGACTCGGCACCCGCGAGCGGCCGTACCCGTTCACGGTGGCCGAGGGCCGGTCCGCCGACGGCCCCGACGAGGCGGTGGCCGGGCAGGGTCTGCTCGACCTGCTGGGCGCGGAGGTCGGCGACTGGGTGCGGATGACCGTCGGGGGACACCCGCAGATCCTCCACATCGTGGGCCGCAGCATCGAACCGGAGAACGGCGGCCGGACGATCTCCACCTCGCTCGACACCCTCCGCGAGAACGACCCGGCCCTGCGCGCGACGCTCTACCAGCTCCAGTTGCGGCCGGGAGCCGATCCGGCCGGCGTCCGCGCCGAGCTCACCGAGGCCGCACAGGGGCGGCTCGACATCCACGAGGTCACCAGCCCCGCCGACCGGCTCTCCACGATGCGGGGGGTCGTGGCCGGACTCATCGCCGTGCTCGCCCTGATCGGGCTCACGGAACTGTCGACGGCGATCGGCGGGAGCGTACGGGACGGCGAGCGTGATCTGCTCGCCCTGAAGGCGATCGGGCTGTCGCCCCGGCAGATCACCGCCGTCACCGTCACCGCGGTCGGGTGCACCGCGCTGGCCGCCGCGGTGGCGGGAGCGGGTCTCGGGGTGCCCCTCGCCCACTGGCTGATCGACGCCGAGGGCCGTTCCAGCGGGATCGGCGCCGGTATCGCGCAGGCCCCGTCCCCGCTCCATCTGCTGCTGCTCGCGGCCGCCGCCGTGCTGGGAGCGGTCGCGCTCGCGGCGCTGCCGGCGGCCCGGGCCGCGCGCCGCCGGCTGGTGGACACCCTCAGCGCGGTGGCCTGA
- a CDS encoding ABC transporter ATP-binding protein: MSHAADPDVTDRVPLLRAEGLVKTHHGEGAPAHAVRGVDLSVRRGEFVAVSGPSGAGKSTLLHLLGGLQRPDGGSIWLDGECTDAYSEARWATERRRRIGIVFQFFNLVSNLTVADNVELPALLAGTGPRQARAEREKLLAELGLEGKARSMPGELSGGEQQRVALARALVNHPRLLLADEPAGSLDSKGTREVMRLLSRFHQRGQTILLVTHDARLASAADRVISFFDGRIADDAELGGTPARGTGLSGVLELKD, from the coding sequence ATGAGCCACGCCGCCGACCCGGACGTCACCGACCGGGTCCCGCTCCTGCGCGCCGAGGGGCTCGTGAAGACCCACCACGGCGAGGGTGCCCCGGCCCATGCCGTGCGCGGGGTGGACCTGTCCGTGCGCCGCGGGGAGTTCGTCGCCGTCAGCGGCCCCTCCGGGGCCGGCAAGTCGACCCTTCTGCACCTGCTCGGCGGGCTGCAGCGGCCCGACGGCGGAAGCATCTGGCTCGACGGCGAGTGCACCGACGCCTACAGCGAGGCCCGGTGGGCGACCGAGCGGCGGCGCCGGATCGGCATCGTCTTCCAGTTCTTCAACCTCGTGTCCAACCTCACGGTCGCCGACAACGTCGAACTGCCCGCGCTGCTGGCCGGCACCGGCCCCCGGCAGGCACGGGCCGAGCGCGAGAAGCTGCTCGCCGAACTGGGGCTGGAGGGCAAGGCCCGCAGCATGCCGGGCGAGCTGTCCGGCGGTGAGCAGCAGCGGGTCGCACTGGCCCGCGCGCTGGTCAACCACCCCCGGCTGCTGCTGGCCGACGAGCCGGCCGGCAGCCTCGACAGCAAGGGCACCCGCGAGGTCATGCGTCTGCTGTCCCGCTTCCACCAGCGCGGCCAGACCATCCTCCTCGTCACCCATGACGCGCGGCTCGCCAGCGCCGCCGACCGGGTCATCAGCTTCTTCGACGGCCGCATAGCCGACGACGCCGAGCTGGGCGGCACCCCCGCCCGGGGCACCGGGCTCTCCGGCGTCCTGGAACTGAAGGACTGA
- a CDS encoding PadR family transcriptional regulator, with translation MRLPLLALLSRGPAHGYELKQDLEQLLGSAYPQPNVGQIYVTLGRLEKSGLIEGEEVAQSSRPNKKIYRLTDAGTEALRAWFEETADEPRVRDEFFMKLALAPRTGIADQIALINKQRREYLNTMRNLSKLSATEDRDNRIAHLLIEGAMLHLQADLDWLERCQEELEGLE, from the coding sequence GTGCGTCTGCCGCTCCTGGCACTTCTCTCCCGGGGGCCCGCCCACGGCTACGAGCTCAAGCAGGACCTTGAGCAACTGCTGGGCTCCGCGTACCCTCAGCCGAACGTCGGCCAGATCTACGTGACGCTCGGGCGCCTGGAGAAGTCGGGGCTGATCGAGGGCGAGGAGGTCGCCCAGTCCAGCCGGCCCAACAAGAAGATCTACCGGCTCACCGACGCCGGGACGGAGGCGCTGCGCGCCTGGTTCGAGGAGACCGCGGACGAGCCGCGGGTCCGGGACGAGTTCTTCATGAAACTCGCTCTCGCCCCGAGGACCGGAATCGCCGACCAGATCGCCCTCATCAACAAACAGCGACGCGAGTACCTCAACACCATGCGCAACCTGTCGAAGCTGTCCGCGACCGAGGACCGGGACAACCGCATCGCCCATCTCCTGATCGAGGGAGCCATGCTGCACCTGCAGGCCGACCTCGACTGGCTGGAGCGCTGCCAGGAGGAGCTGGAGGGGCTGGAATGA